GTCGTGTTAGCAAGAATTGACCAGCGTTTGATACATGGTATCGTCGTTACACAGTGGGCGGGTTTTACCAAAGCAAAAAGGTTAATGGTTGTAGATGATGAAATAAGCCATGACGAAACGCAAAAAGAAGTCATGAGAATGAGTAAGCCGGTAGGTACCAATATGTCAATTATCGATACAGCTACGGCAATTACTAATTTCAATAATGGAAAATATGATGACCATAACGTTCTTTTAATCGTCAACAGCCCGGAAACATTGTTAAGGCTGGTTAATGGCGGCGTCAAAATCCCAAAAGTAAACATAGGTATCATCTTTGATGGCGAAGACAAAACCACGCTCAAAAAAATGGTTTCAGTAAATAAAAAAGAAACAGATGACTTAAAAGAATTATCGTCAAAAGGTATACCGGTTACTTTCCATTTTGTGCCTAATGATGTTGAAGAGCCATTAGAAACTTATATTAAATAAGGTAAAGAAAATGGAAGTCATTCAGGCAATATTGATAATAGCGCTCGCCTTTTGGATTGTTATCGATCAACAAGGATTATGTATCAGCACCTGGTTTCCAATAATGGTTGCGTTCTTTACCGGACTCATCAT
This window of the Brenneria goodwinii genome carries:
- a CDS encoding PTS system mannose/fructose/N-acetylgalactosamine-transporter subunit IIB, with product MIGLTLIKATALPKVAQGLTLNASGCTIIAFVAQKQFLNQFVITRRKNMGVVLARIDQRLIHGIVVTQWAGFTKAKRLMVVDDEISHDETQKEVMRMSKPVGTNMSIIDTATAITNFNNGKYDDHNVLLIVNSPETLLRLVNGGVKIPKVNIGIIFDGEDKTTLKKMVSVNKKETDDLKELSSKGIPVTFHFVPNDVEEPLETYIK